GCGCACCACCCGTGATGCCCATGCCGTGCTGGTCGCGGCGGGTCAGCATCGCCACGTCGACGGTGAACTCGAACAGCCGCCAGTCGACCTGCGGCTCGGCCCGGGCGCTCTGCGCCAGCCGCGCCACCCGGGTCGGATCGGTCACCGGCCAGGCGTGCCCCGCCACGTATGCCTCGTCGTCGCTCTCCTCCGGCGGGAACGAGTGCAGCGCGTAACGGCCATCCCGTTCGAGGTCACGGCGCTTCGGAGAGTCGATCACGAAGCAGAACAGACCCTCGTCGGTGATGACCGGGGAGACCGGGTGGACCCGGGGCCCGCCGTCGGCGCGGACAGTGGCCAGATAGCCGAAGCCCGGCCCGTACTGCTGGAGGAGAACGCGGATCCCGTCGGCGAGTCGGGGCTCGTCGGCGGCGAATTCGGACCAGGAAGCCATGCGAGCATTCTATCGAACAAATGTACGACCAGCGACCTCGACGCGCTGGTCAACCGCACCGAATCCCGCCCCCGCGGCGAACGCCGCTATGGTGGTCCGATGCTGCTCTCCGACCGCGACCTGGTCTCCGAGATCAAGGCCGGCACGCTGGGCCTGGAGCCGTTCGAGCCCACCCTGGTCCAACCGTCCAGCATCGACGTACGACTCGACCGGCTGTTCCGGGTCTTCAACAACCATCTCTACACCCACATCGACCCGGCCATGCAGCAGGACGACCTCACCTCGGTCGTCGAGGTGCCCGACGGCGAGCCGTTCGTGCTGCACCCGGGCGAGTTCGTGCTCGCCTCGACGCTGGAGGTGATCTCGCTGGGCGACCAGCTCGCCGGCCGACTGGAGGGCAAGTCGAGCCTGGGCCGGCTCGGTCTGCTCACGCACTCCACCGCCGGGTTCATCGACCCGGGCTTCTCCGGGCACGTGACGCTGGAGCTGTCCAACGTGGCGAACCTGCCGATCACCCTCTGGCCGGGCATGAAGATCGGTCAGCTCTGCATCTTCCGGCTCTCCTCGCCGGCCGAGCACCCGTACGGCTCGGTGGTGTACGGCTCGCGCTACCAGGGTCAGCGTGGCCCGACCCCGAGCCGCGCCTGGCAGCACTGGCGCACCTGGCCCACCCGCTGAGGCCGTAACGGCGACGGGCCCGCCGCGAAGAATCGCGACGGGCCCATCGGTCACCCGGGATCAGCCCGGGCGGCCGTAGCTGTGGATCGGGCCGTCGTCGACCTTCTTCATCTTGATCGGTTGACCGGCCTGCGAGGCGTGCACGACCCAGCCGTTGCCCACGTACATCCCGACGTGGTGGATGTCGCTGTAGTAGAAGACCAGGTCACCGGCACGTAGGTCGGCCCGGCTGACGTTCTTGGTCACCCGGCTCTGCTGGGCGGCGTTGTGCGGCAGCGACACACCGGCCTTGGCCCAGGCGGCCAGCATCAGCCCGGAGCAGTCGTACGAGTTCGGACCCTCGGCACCCCAGACGTACGGCTTGCCGATCTGCGCGCAGGCGAACTTGACCGCCACGCCGGCGCCGCCGCCGGGGTAGCTGGCCGGGCAGGGCGCCGGACGCAGCGGGCCGCCGCCACCGTTGCCGTAGACCTTGAGGCGCAGCTTCTGCAGGCGGTCGATCTCGTCGTTGATCTGCTTCTTCTTGGCCGCCAACTGGGCCTCGGTCC
Above is a window of Micromonospora coriariae DNA encoding:
- a CDS encoding C40 family peptidase; translated protein: MPRPRWSRFTTALAALVGVAVVLTGSATAAHADPSVAEIERQIDADWNKLEPIIERHNATRADLAAKRKQANALAARIAPLERQVDAAMDKVSSLAVRAYKGENVSTVNAVLGGRSPSELVGQLEMLDRFAHDQQQDVRQVADLRDELARQKAPLDEMVAQLTRTEAQLAAKKKQINDEIDRLQKLRLKVYGNGGGGPLRPAPCPASYPGGGAGVAVKFACAQIGKPYVWGAEGPNSYDCSGLMLAAWAKAGVSLPHNAAQQSRVTKNVSRADLRAGDLVFYYSDIHHVGMYVGNGWVVHASQAGQPIKMKKVDDGPIHSYGRPG
- a CDS encoding pyridoxamine 5'-phosphate oxidase family protein, with amino-acid sequence MASWSEFAADEPRLADGIRVLLQQYGPGFGYLATVRADGGPRVHPVSPVITDEGLFCFVIDSPKRRDLERDGRYALHSFPPEESDDEAYVAGHAWPVTDPTRVARLAQSARAEPQVDWRLFEFTVDVAMLTRRDQHGMGITGGAPGRPAVQVWLDPHAPPAAAGPTSVPQTRPARRNRDVQRSAA
- the dcd gene encoding dCTP deaminase, whose protein sequence is MLLSDRDLVSEIKAGTLGLEPFEPTLVQPSSIDVRLDRLFRVFNNHLYTHIDPAMQQDDLTSVVEVPDGEPFVLHPGEFVLASTLEVISLGDQLAGRLEGKSSLGRLGLLTHSTAGFIDPGFSGHVTLELSNVANLPITLWPGMKIGQLCIFRLSSPAEHPYGSVVYGSRYQGQRGPTPSRAWQHWRTWPTR